One Tomitella gaofuii DNA segment encodes these proteins:
- the epsC gene encoding serine O-acetyltransferase EpsC codes for MGRTGLRGLTAAVREDLAAARAHDPAARGDLENALVYSGLHAIWAYRAAHAMWRSPGLRAPARLLSQAVRGLTGIEIHPGARIGRRFFIDHGMGVVIGETAEIGDDVMIYHGVTLGGTSLERAKRHPTLGDRVTVGAGAKILGPVTIGADSAVGANAVVTRDAPADSIVVGIPAQSRPRKPAQHAPLVDPTSYIDPAMYI; via the coding sequence GTGGGGCGCACCGGACTGCGGGGCCTGACGGCGGCCGTACGCGAGGACCTGGCCGCGGCCCGCGCGCACGACCCGGCCGCGCGCGGCGACCTGGAGAACGCGCTCGTCTACTCGGGCCTGCACGCGATCTGGGCGTACCGCGCCGCGCACGCCATGTGGCGGAGCCCGGGGCTGCGGGCGCCGGCGCGCCTGCTGTCGCAGGCGGTGCGCGGGCTCACCGGCATCGAGATCCATCCGGGCGCGCGGATCGGCCGCCGCTTCTTCATCGACCACGGCATGGGCGTGGTGATCGGCGAGACCGCGGAGATCGGCGACGACGTGATGATCTACCACGGCGTCACCCTGGGCGGCACGTCGCTGGAACGCGCCAAGCGGCACCCCACGCTGGGCGACCGGGTCACCGTCGGCGCGGGCGCGAAGATCCTGGGCCCGGTGACGATCGGGGCGGACAGCGCGGTGGGCGCCAACGCCGTGGTCACCCGCGACGCCCCGGCGGATTCCATCGTCGTCGGCATCCCCGCGCAGTCGCGCCCCCGCAAGCCCGCGCAGCATGCGCCGCTGGTCGACCCCACCAGCTACATCGATCCGGCGATGTACATCTGA
- a CDS encoding flavin-containing monooxygenase — MEIHARVAVIGAGQAGLSAAHHLLRRGLDRDGLVVLDAYPGPGGAWRHRWPTLTLSTVNGVHDLPGMPFAESLAAGQDPSSVPAAEAVPRYYSAYERREGIAVRRPVRVHCVSEGGAGDTAPGAAGRFRVEATGPDGPLVVRADGLVNATGSWERPFIPHYPGAELFRGRQMHTKDYRGPDELAGKRVVVVGGGISAVDILAEVSQRADTLWVTRTPPRFSDEPFTPEVGRRAVARVEDRVRRGLPPGSVVSVTGIPWNPRYRDAQRRGALERRPMFTAITEDGVRWADPAGEEQADIIVWATGFRSALDHLAPLRLRGPGGGITMTGRLATQVAGRPRLHLIGYGPSASTIGANRAGRAVAAELLDALSAPHSDE, encoded by the coding sequence GTGGAGATACACGCCCGGGTGGCCGTCATCGGCGCGGGGCAGGCGGGGCTCTCCGCCGCCCACCATCTGCTCCGGCGCGGCCTGGACCGGGACGGGCTGGTGGTCCTCGACGCGTACCCGGGCCCCGGCGGGGCGTGGCGCCATCGCTGGCCCACCCTGACCCTGAGCACCGTCAACGGGGTGCACGACCTGCCGGGCATGCCGTTCGCCGAGTCGCTCGCCGCCGGGCAGGACCCGTCGTCGGTGCCGGCGGCGGAGGCGGTGCCCCGCTACTACTCCGCGTACGAGCGGCGCGAGGGCATCGCGGTGCGCAGGCCGGTGCGCGTGCACTGCGTCAGCGAAGGCGGGGCGGGCGACACCGCGCCCGGTGCGGCCGGGCGGTTCCGCGTCGAGGCCACCGGCCCGGACGGTCCACTGGTGGTCCGTGCCGACGGTCTGGTCAACGCCACCGGCAGCTGGGAGCGGCCGTTCATTCCGCACTATCCGGGCGCGGAACTGTTCCGCGGGCGGCAGATGCACACCAAGGACTACCGCGGGCCCGACGAGCTCGCGGGGAAGCGGGTCGTCGTCGTGGGCGGCGGCATCTCCGCAGTGGACATCCTCGCCGAGGTGTCGCAGAGGGCCGACACGCTGTGGGTGACCCGCACCCCGCCGCGGTTCTCCGACGAGCCCTTCACCCCCGAGGTCGGCCGGCGCGCCGTCGCCCGCGTGGAGGACAGGGTGCGGCGCGGCCTGCCCCCGGGGTCGGTCGTCTCGGTGACGGGCATCCCGTGGAACCCGCGGTACCGCGACGCGCAGCGGCGGGGAGCGCTGGAACGCCGCCCCATGTTCACCGCGATCACCGAGGACGGGGTGCGGTGGGCGGACCCAGCAGGGGAGGAGCAGGCCGACATCATCGTGTGGGCCACGGGATTCCGGAGCGCGCTCGATCACTTGGCGCCGCTGCGGTTGCGCGGGCCGGGCGGCGGGATCACGATGACCGGCCGGCTCGCGACGCAGGTTGCGGGACGGCCCCGGCTGCACCTGATCGGCTACGGGCCGTCGGCCAGCACCATCGGCGCCAACCGGGCGGGGCGCGCGGTGGCGGCGGAGTTGCTCGACGCGCTGTCGGCCCCGCATTCCGATGAGTAG
- the cysK gene encoding cysteine synthase A yields the protein MGKIHSNVTELVGGTPLVRLNRLTEGAGATVAAKLEYFGPANSVKDRIGVSIVDAAEKAGDLRPGGTIVEGTSGNTGIALAMVGAARGYKVVLTMPDTMSTERRMMLRAFGAEIVLTPGPEGMSGALEKAEEIVTATDNAILARQFANPANPDIHDTTTGEEVWADTDGEIDIFVAGIGTGGTLTGVGRNLKRRKPEVRVVGVEPADSAILNGGAPGPHKIQGLGANFVPEVLDRAVYDEIIDAGFEDSVRVSRELATREGILGGISAGANVWAALELAKRPENAGKLIVVIVPDFGERYFSTPLFDHIRE from the coding sequence ATGGGCAAGATCCACAGCAACGTCACCGAGCTGGTCGGAGGGACGCCGCTGGTGCGGCTCAACCGGCTCACCGAGGGGGCGGGCGCCACCGTCGCCGCCAAGCTCGAATACTTCGGCCCGGCCAACAGCGTCAAGGACCGGATCGGCGTGTCCATCGTCGACGCCGCGGAGAAGGCCGGCGACCTGCGTCCCGGCGGCACGATCGTCGAGGGCACCAGCGGGAACACCGGCATCGCGCTGGCCATGGTGGGCGCGGCCCGCGGCTACAAGGTGGTGCTGACGATGCCGGACACGATGTCCACCGAACGCCGGATGATGCTGCGCGCGTTCGGGGCGGAGATCGTGCTCACCCCCGGTCCCGAGGGCATGAGCGGCGCCCTCGAGAAGGCGGAAGAGATCGTCACCGCCACCGACAACGCCATCCTCGCGCGTCAGTTCGCCAACCCCGCCAACCCGGACATCCACGACACGACCACCGGCGAGGAGGTCTGGGCGGACACCGACGGCGAGATCGACATCTTCGTGGCCGGCATCGGCACCGGCGGCACGCTCACCGGCGTGGGCCGCAACCTCAAGCGCCGCAAGCCGGAGGTGCGCGTGGTGGGGGTGGAGCCGGCCGATTCGGCGATCCTCAACGGCGGTGCCCCCGGCCCGCACAAGATCCAGGGCCTGGGCGCCAACTTCGTGCCCGAGGTGCTCGACCGCGCGGTGTACGACGAGATCATCGACGCCGGATTCGAGGACTCGGTGCGGGTGTCCCGCGAACTCGCCACGCGCGAGGGGATCCTCGGCGGCATCTCCGCGGGGGCGAACGTGTGGGCGGCGTTGGAACTGGCCAAGCGGCCGGAGAACGCCGGCAAACTCATCGTCGTCATCGTCCCCGACTTCGGCGAGCGCTACTTCTCCACGCCGCTGTTCGACCACATCCGGGAGTGA
- a CDS encoding DUF6218 family protein yields MTAERAATAHTDRVDPDLDRVVRDTVAVVDAPEPDGSAVAVWHIDVGPDIGLARPCGAWLLDGDENGDQVRALVRGRRILATAAGARALASLHPEFDGWIDGDATVRGVHDEIDALQQAFEQHLRETGRSFVAPRWPQVPAGLDSDAPAGPQTAADTTGGDDGTGTALALSRRLADLADTWQKVERQRLARQFLRRHGGPAHRALPVVLRRDGRSAGEDAVAGKD; encoded by the coding sequence ATGACCGCTGAGCGCGCCGCGACCGCACACACCGACCGGGTGGACCCGGACCTCGACCGTGTCGTCCGCGACACGGTCGCCGTCGTCGACGCGCCGGAACCCGACGGCTCGGCGGTGGCGGTCTGGCACATCGACGTGGGCCCGGACATCGGTCTGGCACGTCCGTGCGGCGCGTGGCTGCTGGACGGCGACGAGAACGGGGACCAGGTGCGGGCCCTCGTGCGCGGCCGCAGGATCCTCGCCACCGCGGCGGGCGCGCGCGCCCTGGCGAGCCTGCATCCGGAGTTCGACGGCTGGATCGACGGCGATGCGACGGTGCGGGGCGTGCACGACGAGATCGACGCGTTGCAGCAGGCGTTCGAGCAGCACCTGCGGGAGACCGGCCGCAGTTTCGTCGCGCCGCGGTGGCCGCAGGTGCCCGCGGGGCTCGACTCCGACGCGCCGGCCGGCCCGCAGACGGCGGCGGACACGACGGGGGGCGACGACGGGACCGGGACGGCGCTCGCACTCAGCCGCCGTCTCGCGGACCTGGCCGACACCTGGCAGAAGGTGGAACGGCAACGGCTGGCCAGGCAGTTCCTGCGGCGTCACGGCGGCCCGGCACACCGCGCGCTGCCCGTCGTGCTGCGCCGCGATGGGCGGTCCGCGGGGGAGGATGCGGTCGCCGGGAAGGATTGA